The following is a genomic window from Rhinatrema bivittatum chromosome 12, aRhiBiv1.1, whole genome shotgun sequence.
TTCAGTAGCAAGATAATATTTTTAGTTCAGGACAAAGGCGTTTTTGTTTAAGACCATGAACAATAGTGACAATTCCAGCAATATTGAACCTAAAgctaattctgttttgtttttttttaactaatcttCTCTTTCCATGGTAGGATTTTATTTGGCCAGAGGCCATATTGGTGGGTCCATGACACGGATTACTACAGGAACACATCTATTCCCGTCATAGAGCAATTCCCGATCACCTGTGAGACTGGACCAGGTGAGAAACACCAATGGATTGTTCATATTCTGAAACGGCCAATCAtgagccctaaatccagccactaggtgatGCCCACTGTGCAACAGCTGTGTCTTCTTCTTTcaaaccccctcccacccccacccccagggctGTGAACGCTACCTCTGCAGTATTCTCAGGCCCGATCAAATCAGGGAGTGGAAGGTCTGGGTCAGGAGCCAGCCCATGCAACACATATGAAATGAAACTGGTTTCCCAATGAACTGTGAgaaaattaaatataaactttacTATATACACTGTGAACGCTGCACTCAAAAAagcgaattttttttttttttttagaaagtcaGAGTCACATTTTTGTCTCTATTTGGAGAATTCTAGTATGATGTCGGCTTGACTTTAAGGACTTGTTTTCCATAGCCTTAGAGTAAGGTAGCCAAATGGCTCCATTCCAAAAGTGTCAGGGAGTGGTTTTACTCTTCACTGGCGCGTTTCAAATAACACACAAGTGGTGGCCAAAGGCATGAGAaacagggagaagggagagggagaccCGAGTGCCTGCCACTCACTTTCCTCACTCCCAGCTAATTATCTTTGGATTGTCTTCCCTTTTGTAAAATGTGGGTCCCCATGGTTCGGTTGTCTTGCAATTATATTAAGGGGTCATCCTCAGAGTTATGGCAAAATGAAAATATCAACACCTGCAGGCGGTGCTACGCTGTGGAACTTATGCCTAAATCTTAAGAACCAACATTGTTTTCTTCCATCCATATTTTACTATGaatctgccattttgtttttgctaGGAAGTCCCTCCGGCCATGCTATGGGCTCTGCTGGAGTTTACTATGTCATGGTGACCGCTATTCTGACCAGTATGCTTCAAAGACATCCAGCAAAGAGCTTCAAAAATAAGTAAGGGACTGATTTTtctgctctctcttccagcaCGTTTATCAATCACTAGGGATAGCTCATTCAGTGTGCGTAGCCCCTGAGGCTCGGCCTCTGAATTAGGGAGTTCCATGAAGTGGGGAGAGAATATTAAATAGCATTATATCAGAGAATACCTTAAAGAGAGGGTAAAATGAGGTCAGGGTAATAATGGTATAATAGTACTTCCATTGGTAAGGGATTTTTTTCCAGCTGTGGGTTGAATGTCACAGCATCAGTTaaggggaggatgggggggggggggggtggaagggaaggtAGTGATAGGATCAGCTTCATAAGTAATATCATTATCCATCCTTGTCTTGTACAAGAAGACATCCAGAAAAACACTTTCATGGTAAACAGCAGTCGGAATGCCTGGAATTAGTAATAACATAAAGAAATCTCATGGCTCATCATAATTCATGGTGCCTGAGCTCCATATATAGACTGGTCTGTGTTGGGTGGGGGGACTGGTTGTGCCTAACTTTGTAAGTCAAAGAATTTTTGATGCTTTCTTTGAGGGTGTAGTGTTCAGTTGTTCAAACTATTAAGCTGGTGTTGTCCATTGGGAGACGTTAAGAGTTGAAAAATCTAGCGTTGGCAGAATAGGGACAAGTTCTTTTTATCTCAATGAATAAAACTCAACTAAAAACTTTAAGCTACCTCTTCCAGCTGTTTGCGTGCTCTGATCGGACCTGACTGCGTTATTCACATCCTGACTCTCTCCTCTTTATCTTATGTAGGTGCCTTCGCGGtgtcctatggatgggattctgGGGGGTCCAGGTCTGTGTTTGTTTATCCCGGGTCTTCCTGGCGGCCCATTTCCCTCACCAAGTCATCGCAGGGGTTATTTCAGGTCAGCATCTAATTCACCTTTCATTATCATGCTGACCCTAACTGGAAATTTATGAGCAATTTACAGTGTATTTTTTCAAGAGCTTGGCTAGAGACTGAAGTCATTGTGAACCTCAATGCTTTAAAATGTTGTCATACAGCATGTCTAACTTGAAGCAAGGTAACGAACAATGCAAAATAAACAAGGCGAGTAGatcaaaattatttcaaaattaaAGCCTTTATCACcataacaaaacatttaatacaattttttatgcacatataaaAATATGCTTATTTAAATATCAAACAGGGGGTGAAAAAAACAGTATGTTTATATGAAACCTACCTGCAGGCAGCAAAGTTTAAAAATGGTAGCATATCTTCTTTATTCAAGCATCAAACTGTAAAAAAGCACTCCAGCAAACTGTAAAAAAGCACTCCAgcaaaaatattccaaaacatgTTTGTGCATTAAAAATTATTACTCAAAAGGCTGGATCAATAATCAGAGTCCCAGAAACAGAAGTCCCatcaaggacatttttttttttaaacagtctcGATTTAGTGTTTGAAGTCCAATCAAAATTCAAAACTCTTAAATCAATGTTGTTATCCCCAGCAGAAGTCCTGAATATTATATACCCCAACAAGGGGCTCTTTGTTTCACCACAATtgtggcttcttcagggggataaTTCACTATGGCATATCACTAATCTTAGAGGAAGGTTAAGTATTGGCTGGTCATAGATCTAGAGCAAATTGTTTCATCAATGCGTTCGTCCTGCTCTCAtcaggatatcttcaaagatatgcAGTTTGTGGAAGGGTTCTAACATGGCAATATTTCTGTTCACAGGGATGGCAGTGGCTGAAATATTTGAACACATTAGCCCAGTCTACAAAGGCAGCCTGAGGAGATATTTCTACACCACCCTCTTCCTCTTCTGCTTCGCCCTGGGGTTCTACCTGCTGCTGAAGGTTCTCGGCGTGGACCTGCTCTGGTCACTGGAAAAAGCCAAGAGATGGTGCGCCAGGCCCGAGTGGATCCACATCGACACCACTCCCTTTGCCAGCCTGCTCAGGAACCTGGGCATC
Proteins encoded in this region:
- the LOC115074476 gene encoding glucose-6-phosphatase-like, which encodes MDLLHDSGVQVVRYLQTHYMSSQDWFVFISHAADLRSTFCIFFPIWFHLCEAVGIRLIWVAVIGDWLNLVFKWILFGQRPYWWVHDTDYYRNTSIPVIEQFPITCETGPGSPSGHAMGSAGVYYVMVTAILTSMLQRHPAKSFKNKCLRGVLWMGFWGVQVCVCLSRVFLAAHFPHQVIAGVISGMAVAEIFEHISPVYKGSLRRYFYTTLFLFCFALGFYLLLKVLGVDLLWSLEKAKRWCARPEWIHIDTTPFASLLRNLGIFFGLGLALNSQLYLESCKGKQGRQLTFRLCCILSSLLVLHLYDSFELPTDVELLFYLLSFCKSMAEPLTAVAIVPYCVSHVLRGQEKKLL